The segment GTGGGATATAGTCCTAGCTGTAGTAAactggggtgttttttttttttacaattacatTATCTCGCCAAATTGCATAGCTGTTGATGataagattttatttttgaattgatCAATATTCAATGTAAATTAATTACATGAGCATTTCCCCGTGTTTCTGtggtgttttatttcaataaagtTGAATCTTTCTACCATCCTTACCCATGAATGAATGATTCATGGCATTAATTTGGCTGAAATGGTAAAAGAAGTCAAAAATATGCAGAACAAGACCAAAAGATTAATGTTGGGTAAATATCTAAATTCAAGGGAAGggaggtaaaaaaaattctaaagttcTGTTGTCCAATATtgattaaatgattttttggggaataaattttaaaaccttttaaatgtaaatttaaagcCACTTTAAAAGACTACAGTACACTTAAATTTGGGCAGTAGTAAAAGTATACAAAGTACTACgtaacagtagaaaaggtaaaGAGATCGAATGCTATTAGTAGTGTATAGTGCTTGatatcaaatcaatttgaatgaattcgtatttagttttaaggggGATGGGATCTTGATGAAAactgtgcatttagttttttgtcagacactGAACTTTTTATCTTGTTCCTTAATATTGGCACCTATGACATATGTGGTTCAtatgagatatacatgtaatttgaagtaattttgaaacatgcatgtacatcccACTTCACTTTAATGGTTTAATAGTTCTAGCCTTTATAATGTGCACAATATGATCCAAACAATATTTGaatacacaaacaacagtaCTAAACATGATGGCACAATTCATTATCTGCATACATATTCAAAGATAATGCTGCATGTTCAGTGTAACTGAGACCAACTTCTGTGAATGAATGTTACATTGCCAAAACAGAAGAATACTAGTAAATTATTTACACAGTACACAGATTCTTACTGTTTCTGGTTCCATGCCGTGAGCAATTCGAGCACGCACAAAGTCTACCACTTCCTGATTTGTTAAAACATCCCAGATCCCATCACAAGCAAGTACCAAGAACTCATGGTCTGGAGTAATCTGTTTTTCTACTACATCAGGATATGCTGAAATGGTGTATCAATAACattacaaattatgcaattttcctaaaataagaggcccatgggtcacaatATTCACATTGATTAAcatatacagatgtatattatataattaatatttgtgtggtgtatattgcaagtgagataaagcattagctttatcacacgcccgtttgataaagcacttccggtctgaactacttttgacactgtccccgcttggatgacatattttctgtgtttatgcatattgacgcatgaaataaagcgtataacttgttattctgtatttattcagaatttcttttatagcaaaattaaaatgatgttgcccccactgacatataatgcaagttaccAGCCATAAAAATGTCAACTCGATCAATAACTATAGGCCTACTAAAAAATTACGACCAGAAAACAAAAAGATGTCCACACTATTATCATTGACAAGGAATCAACCGCCTACTGGACAAGCCTAATAgaaagtacctcgacatgctgcggtTCCAATTAAGTattcacaagcacagtctcttttctCTGGAGCCATATTGAATGTGTtaaatctcaacagctttacttactaggCTTAAAGTGCCTCAAGATTTCCTTTCGCCCTCACATCCAAAGAAACCAcatgaataaaatccaaatgcacaaacacttctacttttcattgtaaactgttgaacattctaataacgctgcattaaaatattactttcctTGATCGTTGTTAGcctacacatgtttatttcaaaaagacGCCGacataaacttttatcagaaggtcaggcctacgtcaaaaaataaatactcggtcagttgttattttgttggaatggcaaaaccattattaattataaactataatcccttctaaaacaattttcatccatgatttcttttataaaagtgcCCTTTTGTACAGTATATCAAAGAATTATATGCGCACTATTTTTTCCCATGTAAGGAAGACAGATAAATAACGAcgtctgagccacggattcaaaacaaattcaatcagctgtttctaccatactggggatcatctcaaaatgaAGTGAAAAGAAGatgtatgagataaatagaacatctaatATGTAtatggtgtgaccgttgagacgagcgaagacccatgacatcttacaacacgactttAGGCATTTCATTTAAcggggaaatataacgcggttgatgtaaacagtgcattatgacgtcatcattagctgcaatatgttttatctacggggttgtcaatgaagtataccgcagtgacggcgacatttttccggaggcattatgggtagtccccatcatttttcagctgatgaagagcaaaccacgtgactcaaatgcgtaatcattggagcgagctcatCGCGTCgtgagcttcgctcgctataatTGTTctgatattttggtttatccaactcgttgatatggtgtattttttcgctcgttggataaaccaattctgaagatggccaaggtcacaaggacaaatatcttggtaccaatagaaagatcttgtcacaagaaatggtcatgtgcaatatgaaaactctaatattACCACTTAGAAGTTATGatcaatgtcatttttttaaaagtagatcaaatgttaaggtcaaaaggtttagtatcaacggaaatgtcttgtcacaaggaatactcatgtgaaatatcaaagctctagttcttaccgttcaaaagttattgggaaggttaaagttttcaaaaagtaggtcaaactccaaggttaaggtcacagggtcaaaaatgttggtaccctaagaaaggtcttgtcataaggaatactcatgtgaaatatcaaagctctatcacttactgttcaaaagttataagtaaggttcaagtttcagacagaattacagacagaacaaaaacaatatgcccccccccccccccccccccccccccccggtctTGGCAGTATAAAAAATTCGGTTTATCACTTTCAGTATTATTGAGACCTAGCTCTAAATCTTCAATGAATCAAAACGCCTGCATTCCAATACTTTTTTGGTTCTTGTTGAGAAGACATTTAGACAATTTTCCTTTATAATTCCTGAGTAAAACTCTAAattcctattgtggtcccactcTGGCCATGGGGATCAtggtttaaacaaacttgattcAAAACTAAATGAAGATATTTATGTGACCTGTGCCATTCCACTgaaaacttttgaacattttcaaattctgaTGATGTACTAAAGAACCATATTTTGCTAAAGGACTGCAATGATTATGACAACACCTTTATGATCACTGTATAATCAAAAAATTGATGCTTTAAAGAAAGACTTCATTTTTTTATCTCATAAAAGAGATCATGTACGATACAATGATCTATTGCATAGCATCaaaattacataattttcaattttaatcaCGTAAATTTTTTCTTTGGACAACCAAAATTCACtatcacatatatatgtacaacagAAATATTAATGTAACTTTCATTTGTCCTACCCTGCAATCATTGTTTTCCATAAAACCACATGAAAAACAGCAATTTTCAGACCAAATACTGGAAATGGCAACATTGAAACAAGTAAAAATCCTTCACCATTAAAAAATTAAGAATGTtaaggttaaaattttgaaatttgagtcaaattccaaggtcaaagatcatggcATCAAATGAAAAGTCTTGATAAAATGAATGTATGTACACAAATTATGAAGATATTAACTAGGTTAAGCTTTCTTAAAAGTAttagaggcccatgggccacattgctcatctgagtcaccttgacccatatctaaagattttccatacatattcgcatgtaaaactttggtccctattgtggccccaacctaccccttgaggccatgatttttacaaacttgaatctgcactatgtcaggaagctttcatgtaaatgtaaacttttctagtCCAGTGATTCCTCAgcagatttttaatgattttccccatatatttgtataaaatcaatatatgcacccaggggtgcatgagcagagttgcatgggatacattgtaaagtcatgaatgatgtggcatatttataattgtgaagaactaatttcagttttaaacttttcgagttactgtccagaaaccatatttgtctaaagttttcaatctattttcagtcactgtgaccttgaaccttttttctccaaaatcaataggggccttgttttgctggtatccaacaatatatccaaatttcacttgattcaaattaaaaaattttgagttatcctcctgaaaccaacatcttttggaattttaaatctattttcggtaactgtgaccttgacatttgacctattttctccaaaatcaataggggtcttccttacctggtacataacaatatctttaagtatcatttgattcagatttaactttctgagttatcatccggaaaccaaatatttctgaaattttcactctatatttggtcactgtgaccttgaccatttatctccaaaattaataggggtcttccttacctggtacccaacaatatatcaaagtttcatttgattcggatttaaactttctgagttatcatccagaaaccaaatttttctgaaattttcattctattttcggtcactgtgaccttgacctttgaccatttttaaaatttggtccATCTCCAAGGTCCCAAAATCATGGTATCACACAAAGGTTTTGTCATTAATGAAGctatatacagaatatgaaagccccaccCTAAATTGTTCAGGAGAAATTGTTTGGGTaattttttcttaaaagtagaaTAGACTCATAGGTCAAGTCACAAGGTTAAAAACTTGGGTACCAAtagaaaggtcttatcacaaggaatgcatataTCACATATGAGAGTCCtttcactcaccattcaaaagtcaagagcaaggttaaagtttcaaacacacaaacaaacagGTCAAAAACAAAATAGACTCCCAGCTTCAATATGGGGGTGTAAAAAATCTGTTAAGTCTTTTCTCTCCAGATGTCTATCATACACAAtgacctaaaaatattttggaagGATATTCTTTGATTccctttaaatattttttcatgcaGTTTGTGCATTTAAAGACATTACTTGAAATTCCTTACCTGTCACAATTTGATCTCTTGGGTcctttttatcatttttcttgAAGACAAAATCGCCCAATGCTCTAGATAATGCTAAGTTTCCTGTGAACAAAGCATATTTTTATAAACGTTTAAAGTCAATTATTGTAACATGTAGCCTGTAAATTTAAGTTTGAATTACTGAGTACATGATAATTAGGAATCAAAGTTCATGTACCATTTCTTTTCACACTATGCAATTGTATAGATAACGTGGTTTAAACCTTTGAATCCTTTTTAATCTTCATATTTCAtagataaaatttacaaaatatacaagCATGGCAACAATCCCTGCTGACAAAACATGTAGaattacataatatatacaGCACATGTACTTTGAGATACCCTAAAATCTTATAAATAAGCAGCAGCTTATATAAGTTTTCGTAAGAACGTTGGGGCTTATCTTCAAAGTTATCTTATTTTCACATTGAAGCTAAGTATCAAAACCATGCTCTGTAGCAAAGTTGTAataatatactgtacatgtacaaatgttttatacatactttttaaatgaatatctatttttctcctattagtcttttttttcttcaattagaAGTATCAAAATAGCTTTTGGAGAGATCTGTGTAATGTGTGTAAAGCACTTTTGAAGCATAAAAAGGTACATATCACCTAATTGAATACAAGTTTTTTACCATTCACTCTATTAAATTCAACCCATCCTCCAGCAGAAATAATTCGCTTTGTCTCCGCCTCATTTCCTGGCTTGTGGTCAAAGGATAACTGTTCCACTTGTCCACGAACACTTGCAATACACCTAGAATCACCTACATTACccttcaaaaaataaaattaacataaattacTGCCCTCAAAATTACCAAAGTGATTGAAAGAGTTATGCAAATCAAAACTTCACAATtccaaataataaaataaatcaaacagcAAAGATAGGGCGATGACCAACTCAAGTTATATCtgttttgaaaaacaacaactttcCTTTGCATAACTAGCTACATATACAATTCAGAAATTACTGTTTGGAATTACAACTTACGCAGAAAATTTTGTTTCCTTTTAGCAGCACTACATTGGCTGTTGTTCCAGCAAGCTCATCTTTCATATCATTATCTACGATAGATAACATGTCATTATTGCTGTTGCTgttatgaaatttcttgaaataaatcATGAAAAGCAACAATACAAAAGTACATACCTTTCATCATATCTTCATCCACAGCAAGAAATCCCAGTTTCATTGCATCTGGTATTCTTCCCTCAGCTAGAAAAGAAATGACAGAGTGTTTAAAAATGCCTTAAAACATTTCTCTTCAGGATTTTACAGTCCTCACATTGGAGTTGCACTAAGGATCTATATCTTCCTTGAATGGATCACTGGCAGTCTATTCGTATTTATAGAATTCTCCATATCAAAGTCTggtatgaaaatgaatatttgaatgaaaaaaatatttctgacTGAACAACATACAGATTTGCAAGCAAAGGAAATGTGAGCCAAAGAATTTGTCGAAGAACTTCTGCAACAGTGAATCTTTTCTGTTCCTAAATCACATTTTAAGACAGAACTATACAGAATTGCTACATAAAATATGGGAACACCATCTCATTTCAAAAGAGTAGTTAAATCGATTTTTATTATGACAAAATTGAATATCATCATATTTTTCAAGTTTTACCAAAAGGGAAGTATTTCATGTTCAGTTTGGTCATTTGGTTGGAAAGCAAAGAGCACAGGTGTAACTAGTCCTACTCGGTCAGTAGCTACTGGCTGATGGTGGTAGTCAGACGAGTCACAAAGCAACAACGGGGTGGAGACAGAGCAGTGGTCTGGGGGCCTACcatggaaaattttcaaagtctaGGAGCAAAGTCCTGCATTTTTGTCACAAAATGACTTTGtgataaactcattttaacTTCTGATTTTGCCAATTTATTTATCAAACCACAAAGTATTG is part of the Ostrea edulis chromosome 2, xbOstEdul1.1, whole genome shotgun sequence genome and harbors:
- the LOC130052286 gene encoding probable protein phosphatase 2C T23F11.1 — its product is MGQTLSEPVTAKETSCCQNNFVKVGSSCMQGWRITMEDAHIHLLSLPNDKDTCFFGVFDGHGGSKVAQYAGENLHKKVISRPEYSEGRIPDAMKLGFLAVDEDMMKDNDMKDELAGTTANVVLLKGNKIFCGNVGDSRCIASVRGQVEQLSFDHKPGNEAETKRIISAGGWVEFNRVNGNLALSRALGDFVFKKNDKKDPRDQIVTAYPDVVEKQITPDHEFLVLACDGIWDVLTNQEVVDFVRARIAHGMEPETICEELMMRCLAPDCQMGGLGCDNMTVILVCFLLGGSYDDLTRKCSRGGGQRLGSY